The nucleotide window agatttttttttttttaaatatgtatcGGTCCAATATTAAAGGACCTATTATTGATTTGTTTCAGAGATTTTTGGCTAGATATAAGAGGCTCTATTGGAAATTTGCTGTGTTTGCAGTAATTTGGCTTTGGTGTTAATGGTAGGATTTTAATGATCTTCACTTGTCCATGCATAATCTGTGGGACACGATTGATTTTTGGCATTATAGTTCTTTAACTTTTGGTATAATTTAAGAGGCTTCACTCGAGAGATGGAGGTTCTTGTTTTTGTTTCTTTATTTATTATTGCTTAGAAAGAATCTTTTCCTCCAAAAATACTCATGTAGCTATATGTATATTTTCATAATCTCTGTCCCTCACACATGGATGCGAGTGCTGCATTCTAGTTACTCTGTTTCAGCCAATTATATCTTGCTTTCGAATCATCTGCCTACTTgttttaaaacaaatatatatttcAAAGATGGAGTTTTGAATTACTAGATAATGCAttattgtgtgtgtgtgtgtttttttttctcattgttaaattatatatttattacttTATTCCTTATGTTTTGTTATGCTTGTGCTTGAGATGTTTCCATGATTTAAATATGCAGTCAAACAtaggggtgagcaatcggttcaaactgaaccgaaccgaaccgaaccgaattaaattataaaaacgaACCGTCAATgttagaaaccgaaccgaaccgaaattggtgaaaaatcgaatcgaaccgaaccgctttatttcggttcggttcggtttaaatcgatcggtttgatttttgattgattttttaatttagacttgattttcaagttatttgatctaattttaactttggtttgaacctaataaccattaatcaatgaaattaaacaattaatatatataaaattaaatataattcataaattttttataaaaataaattaattcaaaaatcgattcggtttgatttgactatataaatcactattcggttcggttcggtttagctgatttttttttcttcaaaaccgaaccgaaccgaaccgaaataaccgaattttttataaattaaaaccgaaccgaaccgattaaattttaaaaccgaaccgattgaaccgaattaactcagttcggttcgatttttcggtttgaaccgaattctgctcagccctagtCAAACATTTATTTTTCATGGTGTACATTTTTTCCATTGCTTGCTGTGTTTATGTTTCTTTGATGTCGAGTTGGGGCTGCACATTGAATTTGCCACAAAAGTTACTATTAGATAGTTCATCGTTTTGATAAATCCTTAGCCTACTCTCATCTCTTGGAGGAAAGAAAAAAGGATAAATgataaaaatgaaaacaaatcttTTCTGTCTAATTATTGTTTATGACTGAGTTGTATTCTCTGCATTTATTTGCAATCTGAGCCTGGCACATAAATATGATTTTCTTTCACTCTCTCTGTATAATTGCAACCTTCGAATTAGTATGGATTTGATACTGCAGAAAGAGTCTCACTGGGCTTTTCTTTCTGATATGCTTTGTTTTTCAGTACTTCTGGGTGCCCATTTGGTGAGGGATGCCATTTCTTGCATTATGTTCCTGGTGGCTACAAAGCTGCGTCTCAGATGCTTAACCTTGGTGGCAAACAGTCTCTTCCACCACCATCTAGAAATGCACGAGTCCCACCATCTTTTCCGGATGGTTCATCTCCTCCAGCTATGAAGACCCGTTTGTGCAATAAATACAATACAGCTGAAGCTTGTAAGTTTGGGGATAAATGCCATTTTGCCCATGGTGAGTGGGAGCTTGGGAAACCTACTGGGCCATCCGTTGAAGATCCTCGTTCAATTGGTCCAGTTTCAGGTAGGATGGGCCGTCAAATCTATCCTCCACATCAGGGTTTTGGTGCTGCTTCCAGCTTTGGGGCCTCTGCCACTGCTAAGATCAGTGTTGATGCTTCACTTTCTGGAGCCGTCATTGGGAAAAATGgtgtaaactcaaagaaaatttgtCGCCTTACAGGGGCCAAACTTTCCATAAGGGAGCATGAGACTGACCCCAATTTAAGgaatattgagtttgagggtacatTTAATCAAATCAATCAAGCAACTGCCATGGTTCGTGAGCTTATTGGGAATGTCAGTCACGCATCTGGTCCTCCAATGAGGAACCACGCTATACATTCTTCTGGCCCAGCAAACAACTTCAAAACTAAGCTGTGTGAGAACTATGCTAAAGGAAGTTGCAGTTTTGGGGATAGGTGCCGCTTTGCGCATGGAGCTGAGGAATTGCAAAAGTAAGGGATATgaaccttctctctctctctctctctctctctctctcttataaaAAAATGTTTTCTTCTTTAGGACACATTCTTGTCGTAGCCTGTGGATATTTGAGGGGTCTGCCAAATATTTTTGTATGCAAAGATTACACAGATAACAATCTGTAAGAGCTTTTGAGTTATTTTCTATTGTGTAAAAGTTTAAGGATTTGGGCTATTTGTGATTTGGCTTGAAAATTTAGGTGTTATTCTCGGTGTTGGAAATTTGGAACTCGCAGGTTGAGTTCTTGTTATTCCTTACAAGAGCTAGAAAATTGAGTCAAtagattaaaaattattttacttaatttaaatgaaaaaaatatataaaataataaatcatttactaaaaaaaataataataaatgtaaatttatatatgcaacaaaaataaaataaaaataaaaaaataattttataaaatagcaaatttttactataatcttgaatttataatttttcttgaAGAGTTTTATGTTTTGATAGCCTTAAACGATCGTATCATTATCAAtaccattgaaatatttttttttaacgttatttaattaaagaattattaaataatttatctcTATTTAATTCAATAGtcaaatttcacaattttcatttaaaaaaaaatctctctcAACATTTGTAGTTACCATATTTAATATTGGAGAAAACAAGGTGTCCTTATATATAATATTAAGTAGAtttgttttttttaatttcaaaagaaaattttttaatgtCTTTTTTATTTGATGATACTTAATTTGTGTGTACATTTAAATTTTGTTTACTAAGTCAATGGGGTGTCCATCTAAATCTGCTCTagtgtatatttttatttatcatttattatttttacatgataattaaaaaaaaaattaaattatttaaattataataaaatattttttaatttaattaaattattattttttatctcatttaattaaaagaaagaaGAGGTGGGAggataaattttaagaaattatagaATAGTTATTATATTTAGTGgagaaaaatataaaattgaaaaaaaaagtcAATCAATACGCATTCGGACTGATGTTGAAATTCAACTTAGGGCCCAATTAAAAAAGACATAAAATTCCATTGGAGAGATTTGGAGCAAAGTTGCATATAAATgccaatattttataattttacaaaaaacagagattttttttttttttttttaaataaaaagacAATTATACCATCTTCACCTTGTGGGAGGAGATTGGAGACGAGGCCTGAGAATATTCTATCAGATATTCCAATGTCCACACGGAATTCGTGGCAACCACGTGACAGGGACGTGCAGAGTCCATGTCTGAATTttccatttttaatttttaggaaAACAACACTGATCTTCGGCAGGCTTATGGTAATTTGGTGAATTTCTCTTTCAAATAAAATCATTCACGCCACTTTTCACTATATAATTAATATCAAATATCAAATGTCAAGTTAAAGTTTTTATCCTTAATTtccttataaaaaataaaattattattattattattattattattattattattattatttattaaatttgaattgTGAATAATTACCATCAACAATTATatataaagttaaaaaaaaatcaacgTTTATTTTATGGAAAaagtttatatataaaaaatattttttatgaaaaatatttttcagaaaaatattttgaaaataatattaaattaataatataaatttatttcataaatatataagtatttttacattttaataaaattattaaaatttaaaaaataaaaataatttttttaaatgtaaataattttttttaaaaataacttattttttgtTTTGATTTGAAAGATATTTTTCGGTAACTAATTTTTTTGAGCATCTtaagtattaaaaaatataaaaaatatattttcatgAAATAAAAGGAATATAAGAGTTAATTTAATtgtaagtaatttttttttacaaaaaagatgttctttatttgaaaatagaatataaaaataaataaaaatttaatatactatattttttataaataaaattaattatttatataaaaataattcaaaatatttaataataataatagagtgTGCTCCTCTCTTCAACTCGATAATCTTttaaaataaactataaaaaaataaaaagaattttctttcttataatttttttcaaaatataattagtTTTAACTAGGACTTAAACGCAATATCTCATAGGTTTATAAATGACTATAATACCTCTAAGTTAAAGCTAATTGATATAATTCTTTAGTTTGTGGGTAAACAATGCGTTTTTATCTAATTTGCATATTCTGATATAatatcttcataaaagtttttgtACTATGAACCATTTGTCACCATTAAGGGTAACTACACTGTGTCCTTCTATTGTTGTAGTGTCTATCTCAGTAGGATCTTGAGAATCTTGGCCTGATAGAAGTTGAACTTAATATTTGATCTTTGGGTTGATTGTTGTTGAGCTCATATAAAATGGTGTTCAATTCATTTCTCAAGGCTTGATTGCTCTCTTTGTGCTTGacagttttaaaataaattttccaTTTATATGTCAAAATTAATATGTAATATCATTTTggcacaataaaaaataaaaaaaataaagtcaaatttataaaattaaactaatgaattcatttaattagtttattctaatttaaaatttttattagtattttaatattttgtttaaaaATAAATGGATGAGTCAAATTTACGCTTGAATTTTGCTTTTAAAATTGTCTGAACGTTTTAAAATATCATAACAACTgaattacaaattttatttaattctattaaataatttaattgaggaatatgaaaaattaaattaaatcaaatcaaatttaattattcaaattatatattctaaaaaatttaataattttagtgaAACGAACTCAGGTGATGGGAAAAATAGGAGtcaattgtttttattttttttttaaagaattctttatatatatatttataaatttaattgttaaattttatttttaataaaatttaaaattaattgagataaaaaatcatattatgtattcaaaattttatttactttttaaaattaaattgtaactttattaagataaaataatataattgtatatgtaataaattgataaattaataatttttaattaattatatagaaAAATATGTACTtaatagtaatttaattttttaaaaaataatatatatatatatatttttataattatatatatatatatatatatatattttagtatagtctaattataagatattaatattatatttttattatttaattaataatatttcattATGTATAGGTCAAGCTAGGAAGTATCGCCCTGCCCCTCTTCAGTCTTCAGACGAGAATGGTTAAATACAGTCAAGCCACTTGGCCTtcaagagagagacagagaggaaGCGCTTCTCCCACACGTGCTTTCTGCCTCTTCAGTCTTCAGACGAGAATGGTTAAATACAGGCAAGCCACTTGGCCTtcaagagagagagacagagaggaaGCTCTTCTCCCACAAGTGctttcttcatttttatttttgtattttaatttttattagattttatcttatatatttatatctataatGTAGTTTAGCTACATGCATCAACTCGCCTCCTCATCATCCTCTATGaatttttaactatttatttttaatatttatgttcAACTTCTCAGTAGCTTCAAATTAAGCAGCTTTTtgttggaatatatatatataatgattttttaatttttaaaaatatatttttttacctCGTCTAAAAATATCTTTTcatgattaaaaatttttttccttttctaaaaatagtaaaaaaattattattgaaataaccATAATCAATCAGTTAATTCAATTttgaaaatagaaataaaattgaaaaattatttattatataatttaatgaaattaattttttattaagaaatatttacaatgaattgatatcataattttaaattttaattggtatattttttcataataataataataataataataataataataataataataataataataataataataataatcaagttATGTCCACTAAAGCAACTTGAGACTGCCTAAATTCATATTacgaattaatttttatatatttatattaaatttattttttatttaattaaaataaaattatgcaTTACCATCTTCAACATTAATTGCCTCAAATTCTtccttttttttaaaataattttattatcttcttttttttattatttttttaaataataattagactATAACTAAATATATGTTGAAATatgctataatttttttttttaagaaaaatagtgTAACATCCCAAACTAGAGATCGTTATCAGCATTAGGGATTGGGTTAGCTTAAAGCTGCTGAAACTTGTAGCAAACTTGAAACCTGAGAAACATACATATATTCCTACATCTCACCATCTAAACATACATCAAACTATTACACTTTTATCTTTTCATCCATACATAAACATTCATAACATAGTAATAATTCATAATTTGAACTTTATCAATATATAAGATCTAAAGTTTAATAGTTCAATATGCATACCCTCAGAAGGGTTAACACAACATATACATCATcatattttaacaaatattacATATTTCTAATTTCCTTTAATCACCAGTATAGTATTATCCATTCATAAATTATATGTCCATCTACTCATACATCATACATAAAGGAAATGTTAAGACTATCCCTGATGTTTTCCTTTTAAAGAACTTTTATGGTCTTGCAACCCTCCACCTAGGGGTTAGAGGAATGGGGTAAGCTTACATAAGCTCAGTAAGTAAACTAACTATCATTGATTATATTATTCATTCATACATGTGCAATGCATCATTTACATGGGATTTCACATCATAAATATTTCACGTAAGATGGACATTATCACCAGTAACTCctcaaactttcctcttaaaaCATATTCTGTGTCATGTACCCTGGAGTAACTTATAGAATTTCCTTAAAGGGCAACTTAAAGATCTCTCTATgggatttacttatggatccataacatacgtAACATTATATAATCATAACATGGGAGGAGTTAGTAGGTCATCCAGCATCTATCAATGTACCAACAACAAGTTATGCAATTATGTAACATCTTTGTGTTCTAGATATATATattctaaataaatatgacatgatgcatgagaatgctcattaattacctataaatagttttcattttattaagcTTAGAGTTATTTACCTCTTGTACCCTATCAACCACCTTACTCAAATGGGAGCTATTCTTGAATCCTTACCCTTTCGAGTCCCTCAAGGTCAATCCTATAAAATTAGACCCTAGAGTGTTATACGAGGTTCTAAAAATCTATACATATTATAAACATCATATTCTAGACCCTTAGGAACCATGAAATTAGGTTTTGGAACTTTGAAatcaaaagagaaataaagtggcAAAACCAAGTTCGGTTGCCAGAGTCTTTGGCTTCGACTGCCGAACCTTTGAACATTAGGTGCTCAATTTTAGGCAGTAGCCACTGTGATTGCCTAAGTCTGGGATTTCGGGTGTCGAACCTAGAAAATTTCTAGATTTTCTAAAAAACTACAAGTTTCGACTGCCGAACCTTTGGCTTTCAGCGGCCAAACCTAAGAATTTTTAGAATTCCCAAGTC belongs to Hevea brasiliensis isolate MT/VB/25A 57/8 chromosome 4, ASM3005281v1, whole genome shotgun sequence and includes:
- the LOC110653472 gene encoding zinc finger CCCH domain-containing protein 14; amino-acid sequence: MEYGGGRKRGRPEAALNGNGGPKKTKQEMESFPTAIGSKLKPCTKFFSTSGCPFGEGCHFLHYVPGGYKAASQMLNLGGKQSLPPPSRNARVPPSFPDGSSPPAMKTRLCNKYNTAEACKFGDKCHFAHGEWELGKPTGPSVEDPRSIGPVSGRMGRQIYPPHQGFGAASSFGASATAKISVDASLSGAVIGKNGVNSKKICRLTGAKLSIREHETDPNLRNIEFEGTFNQINQATAMVRELIGNVSHASGPPMRNHAIHSSGPANNFKTKLCENYAKGSCSFGDRCRFAHGAEELQK